In a single window of the Bradyrhizobium sp. ORS 285 genome:
- a CDS encoding SspB family protein, which produces MATDHIRYDVLARDALRGVLRRVLTDAAAHGLPGEHHFFITFLSKADGVKLSPRLLAQYPEEMTIILQHQFWDLVVTEDRFEVGLSFGGVPERLVVPFHAIKSFFDPSVQFGLQFEPSEAIAETPASPKLPAAPAPVGVVAPLPAAPAAESSDDKPEPPASPSEGAEVVRLDRFRKK; this is translated from the coding sequence ATGGCGACCGATCATATTCGATACGATGTGCTGGCGCGCGACGCGCTGCGCGGGGTTTTGCGCCGGGTGCTGACCGACGCCGCCGCCCACGGCCTCCCCGGTGAGCATCATTTCTTCATCACCTTCCTCTCCAAGGCCGACGGCGTGAAGCTGTCGCCACGGCTGCTGGCGCAGTATCCCGAGGAAATGACGATCATCCTGCAACACCAGTTCTGGGATCTGGTGGTGACCGAGGATCGGTTCGAGGTCGGCCTGTCGTTCGGCGGCGTCCCGGAGCGGCTCGTGGTCCCCTTCCACGCCATCAAGAGCTTCTTCGACCCGTCGGTCCAGTTCGGGCTGCAGTTCGAACCGTCGGAAGCGATCGCGGAAACGCCGGCGAGCCCGAAGCTTCCCGCCGCCCCCGCCCCGGTGGGGGTCGTTGCGCCGCTGCCGGCGGCGCCTGCAGCCGAGTCGAGCGACGACAAGCCCGAGCCTCCGGCCAGCCCGAGCGAAGGCGCCGAAGTCGTCCGTCTCGACCGCTTCCGCAAGAAATAG
- a CDS encoding bifunctional sugar phosphate isomerase/epimerase/4-hydroxyphenylpyruvate dioxygenase family protein, giving the protein MNQRSIATVSISGALDEKLKAIAAAGFEMVEIFENDLVAFGMRPREIGQMCRDLGLAICAYQPFRDFEGMPEPQRARNFIRAERKFDLMQELGTDLLLICSSVSPLSLGGIDRAAADFHELGERAARRGLRVGYEALAWGRHVHDYRDAWEIVRRADHKAIGVILDSFHALAPSLPTNAIRAIPADKIFLVQLADAPKLELDVLSWSRHFRSFPGQGDLPVGEFMEAIAATGYSGPLSLEIFNDQFRAGSAPRTALDGMRSLLLLQDDLAGKLPAASEPRFEPRVTSHGIGFVEFAVSADKAESLATLFGQLGFRKTGQHRSKAVQRWSQGAIELVINCEPASFAHSHYVTHGAGVCALALDVDSADRAMARAQSLKTRTFTQPVGPGELEIPAIHGVGGSLLYFLDTRGRHWDVDFEAVASDKSTDRLLAVDHIAQSMPHEEMLSWLLFYAGIIDFSRLPQMEIADPRGLVQSQAIVNGDRSLRFILNGSTATRTLSSRFISEFFGSGVQHIAFACDDIFAAVAEMRARGAGFLDIPDNYYDDLEAKYDLAPETIAALRANEILYDRDGDAEFFQVYTHIFEERFFFEIVQRRNYQGFGAPNASIRLAAQAREVRPDTMPRL; this is encoded by the coding sequence ATGAACCAGCGCTCGATTGCAACGGTCTCCATCTCAGGCGCGCTCGACGAGAAGCTCAAGGCGATCGCCGCCGCCGGCTTCGAGATGGTCGAGATCTTCGAGAATGATCTCGTCGCCTTCGGCATGCGCCCGCGCGAGATCGGGCAGATGTGCCGCGACCTTGGGCTTGCGATCTGCGCCTATCAGCCGTTCCGTGATTTCGAGGGCATGCCGGAGCCGCAGCGTGCGCGCAATTTCATCCGCGCCGAGCGCAAGTTCGACCTGATGCAGGAGCTCGGCACCGATCTGCTGCTGATCTGCAGCAGCGTCTCGCCACTCTCGCTCGGCGGCATCGACCGCGCGGCCGCCGATTTCCACGAGCTCGGTGAGCGCGCGGCCAGGCGCGGCCTGCGCGTCGGCTACGAGGCCTTGGCCTGGGGTCGTCACGTCCATGACTATCGCGATGCCTGGGAGATCGTGCGCCGCGCCGATCACAAGGCGATCGGCGTCATCCTGGACAGTTTTCACGCGCTAGCGCCATCGCTGCCGACCAATGCGATCCGCGCAATTCCCGCCGACAAGATCTTTCTGGTGCAGCTCGCGGATGCGCCGAAGCTCGAGCTCGACGTGCTGTCCTGGAGCCGGCATTTCCGCAGCTTCCCGGGCCAGGGCGATCTGCCGGTCGGAGAATTCATGGAGGCGATCGCCGCGACCGGCTATTCCGGACCGCTGTCGCTGGAGATTTTCAACGACCAGTTCCGTGCCGGCTCGGCGCCGCGCACGGCGCTCGACGGCATGCGCTCGCTGCTTCTGCTGCAGGATGATCTCGCTGGCAAACTGCCGGCCGCATCCGAGCCTCGGTTCGAACCGCGCGTGACGAGCCACGGCATCGGCTTCGTCGAGTTCGCCGTGAGCGCTGATAAGGCGGAGTCGCTGGCGACATTGTTTGGCCAGCTCGGCTTCCGCAAGACGGGGCAGCATCGCAGCAAGGCGGTGCAGCGCTGGTCACAGGGCGCAATCGAGCTCGTGATCAATTGCGAGCCGGCTAGCTTTGCGCATTCGCATTATGTCACGCATGGTGCCGGCGTCTGCGCGCTCGCGCTCGACGTCGACAGCGCCGATCGCGCCATGGCGCGGGCGCAGTCGCTGAAGACACGCACCTTCACGCAGCCGGTCGGCCCGGGGGAGCTGGAAATCCCGGCGATCCACGGCGTCGGCGGCAGCCTGCTGTATTTCCTCGACACTCGCGGCCGTCACTGGGACGTCGACTTCGAAGCCGTCGCTAGCGACAAGTCGACCGACCGTCTTCTGGCAGTGGATCACATCGCGCAGTCAATGCCACACGAGGAAATGTTGTCCTGGCTTTTGTTCTACGCGGGGATCATCGACTTCTCGCGTCTGCCGCAGATGGAGATCGCCGACCCCCGGGGCCTGGTGCAGAGCCAGGCGATCGTCAACGGCGATCGCAGCCTGCGCTTCATCCTCAACGGCTCCACGGCGACGCGCACGCTGTCGTCGCGCTTCATCTCGGAGTTCTTCGGTTCCGGCGTGCAGCACATCGCGTTTGCCTGCGACGACATCTTTGCAGCCGTCGCCGAGATGCGCGCCCGCGGCGCCGGCTTCCTGGACATTCCCGACAACTACTACGACGATCTCGAAGCCAAATACGATCTCGCGCCCGAGACGATCGCCGCGCTACGCGCCAACGAGATCCTGTACGACCGCGACGGCGACGCCGAGTTCTTCCAGGTCTACACCCACATCTTCGAGGAGCGCTTCTTCTTCGAGATCGTGCAGCGTCGCAACTACCAAGGCTTCGGCGCTCCGAACGCGTCGATCCGGCTGGCCGCGCAGGCGCGCGAGGTGCGACCGGACACGATGCCGCGGCTTTAG
- a CDS encoding FeoA domain-containing protein has translation MSEICETRPPLPLGLARRGYTGTIQHLAAGGTTSSLPDVELESRLIELGFVEGARVEILHEGIVGRDPIAVRVDNITVAVRRREAMAVIVA, from the coding sequence ATGAGCGAAATCTGCGAGACACGGCCGCCTCTGCCGCTTGGTCTGGCCCGGCGAGGCTATACCGGAACCATTCAGCATCTTGCGGCTGGGGGCACGACATCGTCCCTGCCGGATGTCGAGCTGGAGAGCCGGCTGATCGAACTGGGCTTCGTCGAGGGCGCCCGGGTCGAGATTCTGCATGAGGGCATCGTCGGGCGTGACCCGATTGCCGTCCGTGTCGACAACATCACCGTCGCGGTCCGCCGGCGCGAGGCCATGGCCGTCATCGTGGCATAG
- the feoB gene encoding ferrous iron transport protein B codes for MESPLLHLALVGTPNSGKTSLFNALTGSRQKVANYPGVTVERKEGAFVTPQGRQVSLVDLPGTYSLRGRSPDEEITRDFVLGRATGEVLPDLVLCVADSTNLRLTIRLLLELKSTGRPLALVLNMFDIAKRRGVTVDVAALSQALGVPVVTSIAVRKGGTDDLLQLTDQLLSQADAAAGDRANTWRPLTVPELRATQREADRIIAATVSLPERPDTWTARIDAVALHPVGGLFILLAILFVMFQAVFAWAQPLMQLLSAAFDALGGLVHDQLPEGLLQSFLQNGVISGVGSVIVFLPQIIIIFLFILLLEDFGYMARAAFLMDRIMGGAGLHGRAFIPLLSSFACAIPGIMATRVIDNRRDRLTTILIAPLMTCSARIPVYTLIISAFIPPTKVWGLVNLQGLVMFGLYAAGIVSALLVSFLVKFFMMRDYQPAPFMLELPDYKLPRLRGIAIGIYTRAKMFLQRAGTTIFAMMVLIWFLASFPQPPEGATEPAINYSLAAMIGQALAPLLTPVGFNWQIAVALVPGMAAREVAVAALGTVYAIEGGKEAAEQIGQVLASKWSLATALALLAWYIFAPQCASTLAVIRRETGSWRWMAVTFVYMFALAYAAAFATYHIAVAMGAG; via the coding sequence ATGGAAAGCCCTCTGCTGCATCTGGCCCTGGTGGGGACACCCAACAGTGGCAAGACCTCCCTATTCAACGCGCTGACGGGAAGCCGTCAGAAGGTCGCGAACTATCCTGGCGTCACTGTCGAGCGCAAAGAGGGCGCGTTCGTGACGCCGCAAGGGCGCCAGGTCTCGCTGGTCGACCTTCCCGGCACCTACTCGCTGCGCGGTCGCAGTCCGGACGAGGAGATCACCCGCGATTTCGTCCTGGGACGCGCGACCGGCGAGGTTTTGCCCGACCTGGTGCTGTGCGTTGCCGACTCAACCAATCTCAGGTTGACGATCCGTCTTCTTCTCGAGCTAAAGAGCACCGGGCGGCCGCTGGCGCTGGTGCTCAACATGTTCGACATCGCCAAGCGGCGTGGCGTCACGGTGGACGTCGCCGCCCTGTCGCAAGCGCTGGGCGTGCCGGTCGTGACCTCGATCGCGGTCCGCAAGGGCGGCACCGATGATTTGCTGCAGCTGACCGACCAGCTGTTGTCACAAGCCGATGCAGCCGCGGGCGATCGCGCCAACACCTGGCGTCCCCTCACCGTGCCGGAGCTGCGCGCCACCCAGCGCGAGGCCGACCGCATCATCGCGGCGACCGTCAGCCTGCCCGAGCGCCCGGACACCTGGACCGCCCGCATCGACGCGGTCGCGCTGCATCCGGTCGGCGGCCTGTTCATCCTGCTCGCGATCCTGTTCGTGATGTTCCAGGCGGTGTTTGCCTGGGCCCAACCTTTGATGCAGCTGCTGTCGGCGGCGTTCGACGCGCTAGGCGGGCTCGTGCATGATCAGCTGCCCGAGGGCCTGCTGCAGAGCTTCCTGCAGAACGGCGTGATTTCCGGCGTCGGCAGCGTCATCGTCTTCCTGCCGCAGATCATCATCATCTTCCTGTTCATTCTGCTGCTGGAAGATTTCGGCTACATGGCGCGCGCGGCGTTCCTGATGGACCGCATCATGGGCGGCGCCGGGCTGCATGGCCGCGCCTTCATCCCGCTGCTCTCGAGCTTTGCCTGCGCCATTCCCGGCATCATGGCGACGCGCGTGATCGACAATCGCCGCGACCGCCTCACGACCATCCTGATCGCGCCGCTGATGACCTGCTCGGCGCGGATCCCGGTCTATACGCTGATCATCTCGGCCTTCATTCCTCCGACCAAGGTGTGGGGCCTAGTCAACCTGCAGGGCCTCGTGATGTTCGGGCTCTACGCCGCGGGCATCGTCAGCGCGCTGCTGGTGTCATTCCTGGTCAAGTTCTTCATGATGCGCGACTACCAGCCGGCGCCCTTCATGCTGGAGCTGCCGGACTACAAGCTGCCCAGGCTGCGCGGGATCGCGATCGGCATCTACACCCGCGCCAAGATGTTCCTGCAGCGCGCCGGCACCACGATCTTCGCGATGATGGTGCTGATCTGGTTCCTGGCCTCGTTTCCACAGCCCCCGGAAGGCGCGACGGAGCCGGCAATCAATTACAGCCTGGCCGCGATGATCGGCCAAGCGCTCGCGCCGCTGCTGACTCCTGTCGGCTTCAACTGGCAGATCGCGGTGGCGCTGGTGCCCGGCATGGCGGCCCGCGAGGTCGCCGTGGCGGCGCTCGGCACGGTCTATGCGATCGAAGGCGGCAAGGAAGCCGCCGAGCAGATCGGTCAGGTGCTGGCCAGCAAATGGAGCCTTGCCACCGCGCTGGCGCTGCTCGCCTGGTACATCTTCGCCCCGCAATGTGCCTCGACGCTCGCCGTCATCCGCCGCGAAACCGGCAGCTGGCGCTGGATGGCCGTGACGTTCGTCTACATGTTCGCGCTCGCCTACGCGGCAGCGTTCGCGACCTACCATATCGCGGTGGCGATGGGCGCGGGCTGA
- a CDS encoding chromate transporter, whose amino-acid sequence MSGDDNPLAQLFWTFALISLFAVGGAVAAIPELHRVAVDVRHWMTDKQFADVFALSQLSPGPNVLIVTLIGYSVAGVAGAAVATIAMCGPTAVLSYVVSRWLLNARGARWPALVQSALVPLSIGLMAASAWILGLASDQTWRAFALTVIAAVVASTTRLNPLWLLAAGGCLGFAGLL is encoded by the coding sequence ATGAGCGGGGACGATAATCCGCTCGCCCAGTTGTTCTGGACATTTGCGCTGATCTCGCTGTTCGCGGTCGGCGGCGCCGTGGCGGCGATCCCCGAATTGCACCGCGTCGCGGTCGATGTCCGGCACTGGATGACCGACAAGCAGTTCGCCGATGTCTTCGCGCTCTCCCAATTGTCGCCGGGCCCGAATGTCCTGATCGTGACCTTGATCGGCTATTCTGTCGCAGGCGTCGCGGGCGCGGCGGTTGCGACCATCGCGATGTGCGGTCCAACGGCCGTTCTCTCTTATGTCGTCAGCCGCTGGCTGTTGAATGCGCGCGGCGCGCGCTGGCCTGCTCTGGTGCAATCGGCCTTGGTGCCGCTGTCGATCGGCTTGATGGCCGCCAGCGCCTGGATCCTCGGTCTCGCCTCCGATCAGACATGGCGCGCATTCGCGCTGACCGTCATCGCCGCTGTCGTCGCATCGACGACGCGCCTTAATCCGCTTTGGCTGTTGGCCGCAGGCGGCTGCCTTGGTTTCGCTGGCCTTCTCTAG
- a CDS encoding NAD(P)H-dependent oxidoreductase, with amino-acid sequence MNVLLVFAHPEPRSLNGALRDVAVAELKAQGHQVKVSDLYAMGWKAAADRADFPQLPTDARLNVAAASGEAFKTHTLTDDVRAEQDKLLWADAVILQFPLWWFTMPAILKGWVDRVYSYGFTYGVGEHSDKRWGNRYGEGVFAGKRAMLIVTTGGWEEHYSERGINGPIDDLLFPINHGILFYPGFDVLPAFVAHKASRIDEAGFADIAERLRGRMRTLFTDQPIPYRRQNHGDYLIPSMQLRPELGDADARGFALHVDATR; translated from the coding sequence ATGAACGTCCTGCTCGTTTTTGCCCACCCCGAACCCCGCTCTCTCAACGGCGCCCTGCGCGACGTCGCCGTCGCCGAACTCAAGGCCCAAGGCCATCAGGTGAAGGTCTCTGACCTCTACGCGATGGGCTGGAAGGCGGCCGCCGACCGCGCCGACTTCCCGCAGTTGCCGACAGATGCGCGTCTGAACGTCGCCGCCGCATCGGGCGAAGCCTTCAAGACGCACACGCTTACCGACGACGTTCGGGCCGAGCAGGACAAGCTGCTATGGGCCGACGCTGTGATCCTGCAGTTTCCGCTGTGGTGGTTCACGATGCCGGCCATCCTGAAGGGATGGGTCGACCGGGTCTACTCCTACGGCTTCACCTATGGCGTTGGCGAGCACAGCGACAAGCGCTGGGGCAATCGCTACGGCGAGGGCGTCTTTGCCGGCAAGCGTGCGATGCTGATCGTGACCACCGGCGGCTGGGAGGAGCACTATTCGGAGCGCGGCATCAACGGGCCGATCGACGACCTCCTGTTTCCGATCAACCACGGCATCCTGTTTTATCCCGGCTTCGACGTGCTGCCGGCCTTCGTCGCGCACAAGGCCAGCCGGATCGATGAGGCGGGTTTTGCTGACATCGCCGAGCGGCTGCGCGGGCGGATGCGGACGCTGTTCACGGATCAGCCGATCCCATACCGGCGGCAGAACCACGGCGACTATCTGATTCCGTCGATGCAGCTGCGGCCCGAGCTCGGTGATGCGGATGCGCGTGGCTTCGCGTTGCATGTGGATGCGACGCGATGA
- a CDS encoding DUF4169 family protein translates to MGDVINLKRFRKRVERDQAAKVAESNRARFGRTKSERATDAQRDKRANELLDQHRINGEDA, encoded by the coding sequence ATGGGGGACGTCATCAATTTGAAGCGTTTCAGAAAGCGCGTAGAGCGCGATCAGGCAGCAAAGGTCGCCGAAAGCAACCGCGCTCGCTTTGGCAGGACGAAGTCCGAACGCGCAACTGACGCACAACGCGACAAGCGCGCGAACGAATTACTCGATCAACATCGTATCAATGGCGAGGACGCGTGA
- a CDS encoding chromate transporter, protein MPSDPAVSASPADILKEPPSLRTLFFAFAKMSLSGFGGVLVFARRAIVDEHRWMTAEEFNETFALCHFLPGPNIVNLAMVFGARLRGIAGGLAAFAGLLVPPMLLITTLGAIYGHFGQAEALRQGLAGVSCVAVGLLASVVFRMLTPLLKKSDIVGLFVMGAVFIAIGLARLPLQEVLLVAVPLSLAITYARTRWAR, encoded by the coding sequence ATGCCCTCCGATCCCGCGGTCTCAGCCTCCCCTGCCGACATCCTCAAAGAGCCGCCCAGCCTCCGTACCCTGTTCTTCGCATTCGCAAAAATGTCGCTCTCGGGATTCGGGGGCGTGCTGGTGTTCGCGCGGCGGGCGATCGTCGACGAGCACCGCTGGATGACGGCGGAGGAGTTCAACGAGACCTTCGCGCTCTGCCATTTCCTGCCCGGGCCAAACATCGTCAATCTCGCCATGGTGTTCGGCGCGCGCTTGCGCGGGATCGCGGGTGGCCTTGCGGCCTTCGCCGGCCTGCTCGTACCGCCGATGCTGTTGATCACGACGCTCGGAGCCATCTACGGGCACTTCGGACAGGCCGAGGCGCTGCGCCAAGGGCTTGCGGGCGTGTCCTGCGTGGCCGTCGGTCTGCTGGCGTCGGTGGTGTTCCGGATGCTCACGCCGCTGCTGAAGAAGAGCGACATCGTGGGCCTCTTCGTCATGGGCGCCGTCTTCATCGCCATCGGGCTGGCGCGGCTGCCGCTGCAGGAGGTGCTGCTGGTGGCCGTGCCGCTCAGCCTCGCCATCACCTATGCCCGGACGAGGTGGGCGCGATGA
- a CDS encoding ribbon-helix-helix domain-containing protein, whose amino-acid sequence MKSPVVKRSIVVAGHKTSVSLEEAFWNGMKEISGLRNMTLSELVGEIDNNRQQGNLSSAIRLFVLDHFKSRAAASSASSGIEPKAAVDSRHAASAAAP is encoded by the coding sequence ATGAAGTCGCCCGTCGTAAAACGTTCAATCGTGGTCGCAGGTCACAAGACCAGCGTCAGCCTCGAAGAAGCCTTCTGGAATGGCATGAAGGAGATTTCGGGTCTCCGGAACATGACGCTGTCCGAACTGGTCGGCGAAATCGACAACAATCGCCAGCAGGGCAATCTGTCGTCGGCGATCCGTCTGTTCGTGCTCGATCACTTCAAGAGCCGTGCCGCGGCGTCCTCGGCCTCTTCGGGGATCGAGCCCAAGGCGGCGGTGGACAGCCGGCACGCGGCCTCCGCTGCGGCTCCTTGA
- a CDS encoding tripartite tricarboxylate transporter TctB family protein codes for MAETTGQLSGGVADEPGARSITGASIILALAFAPQLIELLIALVGLIAPLSGRGPLQVIGAHASALSVALPSLAQQYAAGSKASLSSDVLLALIYTYPLIAVAVFTFMVRPRGPQDYFGGIVLMAIALFALWASSDLQGMRGFSFGAGTAPRMFGLLLLGLGAAIAVIGVVNSGAQLATYHWRGPLFVSLAILTFAVSIRPLGLLITGLASFLIAAIGSPETRWREAVIVGVCLTAGCALLFPYVLGLAMPLWPRFLLQ; via the coding sequence ATGGCCGAGACCACGGGCCAGTTGTCAGGCGGAGTGGCAGACGAGCCGGGTGCGCGCAGCATCACCGGCGCGTCCATCATTCTGGCGCTGGCCTTCGCGCCGCAACTCATCGAACTGCTGATCGCATTGGTAGGACTTATCGCGCCGCTCTCCGGACGCGGTCCGCTCCAGGTCATCGGCGCACACGCGTCGGCCCTGTCAGTCGCGCTTCCGAGCCTGGCGCAGCAATATGCCGCAGGCAGCAAGGCCTCGCTCTCGTCCGACGTCTTGCTGGCGCTCATCTACACCTATCCGCTGATCGCAGTCGCAGTGTTCACGTTCATGGTGCGCCCGCGCGGCCCGCAGGATTATTTCGGCGGCATCGTGCTGATGGCGATCGCGCTGTTCGCGTTGTGGGCCTCCAGCGATCTGCAGGGCATGCGCGGCTTCTCGTTCGGGGCCGGAACTGCGCCGCGGATGTTCGGCCTGCTCCTGCTCGGGCTCGGAGCTGCCATCGCCGTCATCGGCGTCGTCAATTCAGGGGCTCAGCTTGCGACCTATCACTGGCGCGGACCTCTGTTCGTGTCGCTTGCGATCTTGACCTTCGCCGTCTCCATCCGTCCGCTCGGGCTTCTGATCACCGGGCTTGCGAGCTTCCTGATCGCGGCGATCGGCAGTCCGGAAACGCGCTGGCGCGAGGCTGTGATCGTGGGCGTCTGCCTGACCGCCGGCTGCGCGCTGCTGTTCCCGTATGTGCTCGGGCTCGCCATGCCGCTGTGGCCGCGTTTCCTTTTGCAGTGA
- the fumC gene encoding class II fumarate hydratase: MTKSASSSSSAPTRTETDSFGPIEVAADRYWGAQTERSRQNFRIGHDRMPLGLVHALALVKLAAARTNRELGLLEPAMADAIIQAAQEIIEGKLDDHFPLVVWQTGSGTQTNMNLNEVIANRASELMGGARGTKKPVHPNDHVNMSQSSNDSFPTAMHIAAARGISGHLVPALSELLAALRAKQEAFKDIVKIGRTHTQDATPLTLGQEFSGYAAQVESAITRIETAARDLLPLAQGGTAVGTGLNADPKFAALFARHVADITGLAFTSAANKFEALASNDAYVYAHGAINAAATGLFKIANDIRLLGSGPRSGLGELILPENEPGSSIMPGKVNPTQCEALTMVCCQVFGNHTAITLAGSQGHFELNVYKPLLTHCMMQSIQLLGDAARSFSEHCVVGIEADETRIRELMERSLMLVTALAPKIGYDNAAKVAKTAHQRGTTLKEEAVRLGFVSDDEFDMLVKPEKMTRPGRA, encoded by the coding sequence ATGACAAAATCAGCCAGTTCATCATCATCAGCGCCGACGCGCACCGAGACCGACAGCTTCGGTCCGATCGAGGTCGCCGCCGACCGCTATTGGGGCGCGCAGACCGAGCGCAGCCGGCAGAACTTCCGTATCGGCCACGACCGCATGCCCCTGGGGCTCGTGCACGCGCTCGCGCTGGTGAAGCTCGCCGCTGCACGCACCAATCGCGAGCTCGGGCTGCTCGAGCCTGCGATGGCGGACGCCATCATCCAGGCGGCCCAGGAGATCATCGAGGGCAAGCTCGACGACCACTTTCCGCTCGTCGTCTGGCAGACCGGCTCCGGCACCCAGACCAACATGAACCTCAACGAGGTGATCGCCAATCGCGCCAGCGAGCTGATGGGCGGTGCGCGCGGGACCAAGAAGCCCGTGCACCCGAACGATCACGTCAACATGAGCCAGTCATCGAACGACTCGTTCCCGACGGCGATGCATATCGCCGCAGCGCGGGGAATTTCCGGCCATCTCGTGCCGGCTTTGTCGGAGTTGCTCGCGGCGCTGCGCGCCAAGCAGGAGGCGTTCAAGGACATCGTCAAGATCGGACGCACCCACACCCAGGATGCCACCCCGCTCACGCTCGGCCAGGAGTTCTCCGGCTATGCCGCGCAGGTCGAGAGCGCCATCACGAGGATCGAGACGGCCGCGCGCGACCTGTTGCCGCTGGCCCAAGGCGGCACCGCTGTCGGCACCGGCCTCAATGCGGACCCGAAATTCGCAGCCCTGTTCGCCAGGCATGTGGCCGACATCACGGGCCTTGCCTTCACCAGCGCTGCGAACAAGTTCGAAGCGCTGGCGTCGAATGACGCCTATGTCTATGCGCACGGCGCGATCAATGCGGCCGCGACCGGCCTGTTCAAGATCGCCAACGACATCCGCCTGCTGGGATCGGGCCCACGCTCGGGGCTCGGCGAACTCATCCTGCCCGAAAACGAGCCGGGCTCCTCGATCATGCCCGGCAAGGTAAATCCGACTCAGTGCGAAGCACTGACTATGGTATGCTGCCAAGTGTTTGGGAATCACACCGCAATTACTCTGGCCGGCAGCCAGGGCCATTTCGAATTGAACGTCTATAAACCATTACTCACACATTGCATGATGCAGTCCATACAATTACTAGGCGATGCCGCTCGTTCATTCAGCGAACATTGCGTGGTCGGCATTGAGGCCGACGAGACGCGGATTCGTGAACTGATGGAGCGTTCTCTGATGCTGGTTACGGCGCTTGCGCCGAAGATCGGCTACGACAACGCAGCAAAAGTGGCGAAGACAGCGCATCAGCGCGGCACCACGTTGAAAGAGGAAGCGGTGCGGCTCGGCTTCGTCTCTGACGACGAGTTCGACATGCTCGTGAAGCCCGAGAAGATGACGCGCCCCGGACGAGCGTGA
- a CDS encoding LysR family transcriptional regulator, with translation MDKSDISLVNMRSFVRVAERGSLSAVARELGIGQSTVSRHLQELEDTIGVPLLSRTTRRVTLTDEGSRYYANCVQILRLIEQAGDEARGARGAAAGTIRISCTAAFGILHITRLVFAFQDRYPDIAIDLNLTDERIDLVREGVDIALRLAPLTDSSLKLRSLGHSHRLLVASPDYLARRGTPRTPQELIGHDGIRMTNVAGSELLVLMGPDGVRHEVPFRSCFRTNHGLGVREAVLAGRGIGASHAWLVDDLIATGRLTVILPDHRLSSTPLNMLIVPERAGIARVRLLIDYLAEQIARLPGIRPEP, from the coding sequence ATGGATAAATCAGACATCAGTCTCGTCAATATGCGCAGCTTCGTCCGGGTGGCGGAGCGCGGCAGTCTGTCAGCAGTCGCGCGCGAGCTCGGGATCGGCCAGTCCACCGTCTCGCGACACCTTCAGGAGCTGGAGGACACGATCGGCGTCCCGCTGCTCAGCCGCACCACCCGGCGCGTCACCCTGACCGACGAAGGCAGCCGCTATTACGCCAACTGCGTGCAGATCCTGCGCCTGATCGAGCAGGCCGGCGACGAGGCGCGTGGCGCGCGTGGGGCCGCGGCTGGCACGATCCGGATCTCCTGCACGGCGGCGTTCGGCATCCTCCACATCACGCGGCTCGTCTTCGCCTTTCAGGACCGCTATCCGGACATCGCGATCGATCTCAATCTGACCGACGAGCGCATCGACCTCGTGCGCGAGGGTGTCGACATCGCGCTGCGTCTGGCGCCGCTCACCGACAGCTCGCTGAAGCTGCGGTCGCTCGGCCACTCGCACCGCCTGCTGGTCGCCTCCCCCGATTATCTGGCGAGGCGCGGCACGCCACGCACGCCGCAGGAGCTGATCGGGCACGACGGCATCCGCATGACCAATGTCGCGGGCAGCGAGTTACTCGTCCTGATGGGGCCGGACGGCGTGCGTCACGAGGTGCCGTTCAGAAGCTGCTTCCGCACCAATCACGGATTAGGGGTTCGAGAGGCCGTGCTGGCTGGCCGCGGCATCGGGGCGAGCCATGCCTGGCTGGTCGACGATCTCATTGCGACGGGCAGGCTGACGGTCATCCTGCCCGACCACCGTCTGTCATCGACGCCTCTCAACATGCTGATCGTGCCGGAGCGCGCCGGCATCGCACGCGTGCGCCTGCTGATCGACTATCTCGCCGAGCAGATCGCCCGGCTGCCGGGCATCCGGCCGGAGCCGTGA